Proteins from one Parasteatoda tepidariorum isolate YZ-2023 chromosome 4, CAS_Ptep_4.0, whole genome shotgun sequence genomic window:
- the LOC107437972 gene encoding ribose-phosphate pyrophosphokinase 2 isoform X2, whose product MPNIKVFSGTSHPDLAQKVVDRLGINLGKAVLKKFSNKETCVEIKESVRGEDVYIIQSGCGEVNDNLMELLIMINACKIASASRVTAVIPLFPYSRQDKKDKSRAPISAKLVANMLSVSGADHIITMDLHASQIQGFFDIPVDNLYAEPAVLKWIRENIPEWRNSIIVSPDAGGAKRVTALADHLNVEFALIHKEREKANEVSSMVLVGDVKDKIAILVDDMADTCGTICHAADRLMEAGAQKVYAILTHGILSGSAISRINNAVFEAVVVTNSIPQDLHMTECPKIQCIDISMIIAEAIRRTHNGESISYLFSHVPM is encoded by the exons atgcCGAATATAAAAGTGTTTAGTGGTACATCGCACCCAGATTTGGCACAAAAAGTTGTAGATCGCTTAGGTATAAATCTAGGAAAAGCTGtgctaaaaaaattcagtaacaaagaaacatg tgtagAGATAAAAGAATCCGTGCGAGGAGAAGATGTTTACATTATTCAAAGTGGATGTGGTGAAGTTAATGATAATCTTATGGAATTGCTGATCATGATAAATGCATGCAAGATTGCATCTGCTTCAAGAGTGACAGCAGTTATACCATTATTTCCTTACTCCCGTCaagataaaaaagataaa agTCGTGCACCAATTTCTGCTAAGTTGGTGGCAAACATGTTGTCCGTTTCAGGTGCTGACCATATAATAACAATGGATTTGCATGCTTCTCAGATACAG GGTTTCTTTGATATACCAGTTGATAATTTATATGCTGAGCCTGCAGTTTTAAAATGGATCAGAGAAAATATACCTGAATGGAGAAACAGTATAATTGTGTCACCTGATGCTGGTGGAGCAAAAAg agtaacTGCATTAGCTGACCACTTGAATGTAGAATTTGCGTTGATTCACAAAGAAAGAGAGAAAGCGAATGAGGTGTCCTCTATGGTGTTGGTAGGTGACGTGAAAgacaaaattgctattttagtaGATGATATGGCTGATACTTGTGGAACAATATGTCATGCAGCAGATag acttATGGAAGCTGGAGCTCAAAAGGTTTATGCTATTCTCACCCATGGTATACTATCAGGTTCTGCCAtatcaagaataaataatgcAGTGTTTGAAGCAGTAGTAGTCACGAATAGTATCCCTCAAGATTTACACATGACTGAATGCCCGAAAATTCAG tGCATAGATATTTCAATGATAATTGCTGAAGCTATTCGTCGAACTCATAATGGAGAATCCATATCTTATCTTTTCAGTCATGTTCCCATGTAG
- the LOC107437972 gene encoding ribose-phosphate pyrophosphokinase 2 isoform X1: MPNIKVFSGTSHPDLAQKVVDRLGINLGKAVLKKFSNKETCVEIKESVRGEDVYIIQSGCGEVNDNLMELLIMINACKIASASRVTAVIPLFPYSRQDKKDKLNQSGGASASRAPISAKLVANMLSVSGADHIITMDLHASQIQGFFDIPVDNLYAEPAVLKWIRENIPEWRNSIIVSPDAGGAKRVTALADHLNVEFALIHKEREKANEVSSMVLVGDVKDKIAILVDDMADTCGTICHAADRLMEAGAQKVYAILTHGILSGSAISRINNAVFEAVVVTNSIPQDLHMTECPKIQCIDISMIIAEAIRRTHNGESISYLFSHVPM; encoded by the exons atgcCGAATATAAAAGTGTTTAGTGGTACATCGCACCCAGATTTGGCACAAAAAGTTGTAGATCGCTTAGGTATAAATCTAGGAAAAGCTGtgctaaaaaaattcagtaacaaagaaacatg tgtagAGATAAAAGAATCCGTGCGAGGAGAAGATGTTTACATTATTCAAAGTGGATGTGGTGAAGTTAATGATAATCTTATGGAATTGCTGATCATGATAAATGCATGCAAGATTGCATCTGCTTCAAGAGTGACAGCAGTTATACCATTATTTCCTTACTCCCGTCaagataaaaaagataaa CTGAATCAAAGTGGAGGAGCAAGTGCA agTCGTGCACCAATTTCTGCTAAGTTGGTGGCAAACATGTTGTCCGTTTCAGGTGCTGACCATATAATAACAATGGATTTGCATGCTTCTCAGATACAG GGTTTCTTTGATATACCAGTTGATAATTTATATGCTGAGCCTGCAGTTTTAAAATGGATCAGAGAAAATATACCTGAATGGAGAAACAGTATAATTGTGTCACCTGATGCTGGTGGAGCAAAAAg agtaacTGCATTAGCTGACCACTTGAATGTAGAATTTGCGTTGATTCACAAAGAAAGAGAGAAAGCGAATGAGGTGTCCTCTATGGTGTTGGTAGGTGACGTGAAAgacaaaattgctattttagtaGATGATATGGCTGATACTTGTGGAACAATATGTCATGCAGCAGATag acttATGGAAGCTGGAGCTCAAAAGGTTTATGCTATTCTCACCCATGGTATACTATCAGGTTCTGCCAtatcaagaataaataatgcAGTGTTTGAAGCAGTAGTAGTCACGAATAGTATCCCTCAAGATTTACACATGACTGAATGCCCGAAAATTCAG tGCATAGATATTTCAATGATAATTGCTGAAGCTATTCGTCGAACTCATAATGGAGAATCCATATCTTATCTTTTCAGTCATGTTCCCATGTAG